One stretch of Colletes latitarsis isolate SP2378_abdomen unplaced genomic scaffold, iyColLati1 scaffold0027, whole genome shotgun sequence DNA includes these proteins:
- the LOC143350735 gene encoding uncharacterized protein LOC143350735, with the protein MADILSIGGKPMFDDRIIKLKTHTYNSYVNTTFGHSNEIRIPIQQQDLYTLPCESFLYVEGKLTIHKPNDASTVMLGNNCMAFIFDEIRYELNGVEIDRNRNVGITSTLKNYVSLTSDEDKNMENAGWSLKRHDELVVKNHFNFCVPLKYLLGFCEDYKRMVINARHELILIRSRNDNNSLIGPPTLKPEIELLKVQWRMPHVTLNDVNKLSLLHALESEQNLSISFRSWDLYKYPLLQSTTKHSWAVKTAAQLEKPRYVVFAL; encoded by the coding sequence TTAAGCTCAAGACTCACACATACAACTCATACGTTAACACGACATTTGGACACAGTAATGAGATAagaatacctatacaacagcaaGATTTATACACATTGCCATGTGAAAGTTTCCTCTACGTGGAGGGGAAATTGACGATACATAAGCCAAATGATGCTTCAACGGTAATGTTGGGAAATAATTGCATGGCGTTCATATTTGATGAGATTCGATATGAGCTGAATGGTGTGGAGATTGATCGCAACAGAAACGTTGGAATAACTAGCACGCTCAAAAATTATGTATCACTGACATCCGATGAAGACAAAAATATGGAGAATGCTGGATGGAGCTTGAAACGACACGATGAGCTAGTagtgaaaaatcatttcaatttTTGCGTCCCGCTCAAATATTTGCTGGGATTTTGCGAGGACTACAAACGGATGGTGATTAATGCGCGTCACGAATTGATTTTAATACGATCGCGCAACGATAACAATTCTCTAATTGGACCTCCAACGTTGAAACCAGAAATTGAATTACTTAAAGTGCAATGGCGGATGCCTCATGTAACGCTAAACGATGTTAATAAGCTATCGCTGCTACATGctttggaaagtgagcaaaaccTGAGCATTAGTTTTCGCTCGTGGGATCTGTACAAGTATCCTCTTTTACAGAGCACGACCAAGCATTCGTGGGCCGTCAAGACAGCCGCACAGCTGGAGAAGCCGCGATATGTTGTCTTTGCTCTATAA